ctttacaaaaaaaaacaaggccTACGAAAAAAAAGTGTAGAAGTAGGAGAAAAAAACCGATTGTAGCTCGTTGGCCCCGTTAATATAGCGTGCTGTTGTTgaggttttttttctttgggttttttgtagattttttttttgttttttgcttggAGCTTAGTTGGCTCAAAgtcttgtgtgtgtgtttgtcccAACACGCCCATGGCGCCCCCTCCCCGCCGCATTCCTACCCCACCGAATTAAGTGAGTTCCGATTGTTAACTTTATGATgtaatttttcttcttttataATTCTTTTTGGGTTGGAAAAAGTGTAACCAGAGTTGTCAGCGGAAGCAGAAGCGGCACGAACCTGTTAGCCCAAGTGGCAGCGTACAGTGCTTGCCCGCTAATGGGTTTCTCGCAGATGTAACACGTCTTTAGCTGTAATTACAGACATTAAGCTACATGAAATGTGAATGGGTTAGCGTTAATCTGTCGGCATTTTATGTTCCCTTCAGTTACACATATGAGTTCTAAAGAGatttttcaactattttacATATGTTTAATCTTATCATAATTGTTAAATGTAATCAGAAGCGAAAGAAATCGCCTTTAGCGACGCACCACTGTAGCTGCAGCACGAAGTATCCTCCAGCGATTAACCCAAAGagcatatattaatatttttagccCGCCTGCTTAGGCTCCCTAGGCGTATACTTGACTTGACCCACTCCCAGGGTTAATTGGCAATTTTTCGCTAGACAAGAGCGTCCGATATGGGAATTTATGGGTGGGGCTGCGGCGGGTTAAGTGGGTGGAGGAGGCTTGGAGCGACGCCCACTTTTGCAGTGCATAATGTACAGCTTCTTGGGGTTAATGTTGCTGTCGTCGCCGCTTGATGAATTCATTTACACTGGCCTGCTAATCAATTGAACTCGTTTAACGATGCCGcaaccccctccccccgcCCCTTAACCCACTAAGATCGCTGCGAGTTGTGCAAGCTGtggtttttgttgccatttttagCGCACAGTTGTTGCTTTTCAtccatttgttgtttgtttttttattattttttggtcgCCTGTTAATTGCAACGAGAGTTTTGGCTGCACGGCCCAGTTAATTCAAGAGATATTTCGAGACTCCAATGCCATTGACACCGATTCGCCGCCATCTCCGGCGAGGGTGCGGCCGTGGGGGCTTTGTAGGGTTAATACCGTATGCTAATGAGTCACCGAACCAATTGGGCATCCTCTCTAAACGTTTCTCTTTCACTTTCATCACCTTCTACAGCTCCATAAGGCATCGTCCACAAAGGTAAGCCACACAACAGACGGATCCAAAACGAGATTAGAACCTTAACCCACCTGTTGCCATTGTCGAATTCAACTTCATATATAAGACTTTCCTTCGTCTCTTTCTAATGCTCCGATCAACGGTTCTTCTCTTGTTGGATTTGTTATTGTTCTCACcactcttgttgttgttgttgctgctgctgctgcccttAATATTCCGCACAGGcgtacttgttgttgttgtccccAATTCGATGTtccatctcgctcgctcttCTAATTTTTGACAGAAACCGTTTTATTTTCGTAAATTCTACCacccacaaaaacaaaggaattTACAGTGGAAACTGGCTAAATAAGAAGGCTGCATAggttggaaaaataaattccaGAGTAGAGCAAGTTTAATAGCAGATCAGACTCCATAGCAGGCAGGCAGACtccaggcaggcaggcagacTCCAATGCCATTGACACCGATTCGCCGCCATCTCCGGCGAGGGTGCGGCCGTGGGGGCTTTGTAGGGTTAATACCGTATGCTAATGAGTCACCGAACCAATTGGGCATCCTCTCTAAACGTTTCTCTTTCACTTTCATCACCTTCTACAGCTCCATAAGGCATCGTCCACAAAGGTAAGCCACACAACAGACGGATCCAAAACGAGATTAGAACCTTAACCCACCTGTTGCCATTGTCGAATTCAACTTcatattgcaaaaatattaagatAGTTAAAAGTTTTAGGTGGTTTTGCGTAAATGTATATACGATTTCATTTAAAAGATCCCATGTCTATAAATAGATAATcatcatatatgtatttcctcCCAACTTCATGCAATATGTAGTAAAATCGAAAATGGAAACGGGCCAAAAAATCAACGTTGTTTGTCGTCGTCTtaactgcatttgcattcaattgtGTGATCGTCGTGTGTTTCGTCTCCGTTCATGTTGTTTTATGTATTCGCCGCCTAACTGAATTATCCATGCAATGACATCACAAGTCGCTGAAAAGCTGCGAAGCGCATATTCTTGAAATTAGCTCGAAAGAATGTTTTTCGGGGCGTATTTCTAGATATTTCGAGCAATAACCAAGCAATTTACAACTGAAACAAGTGAATCACATgctgcatttgttttaaaGAAAGTGACTTAACGAAGCACagtatgtaaatatgtaattaaCAATTTGTGTATTTAACTTGGGTGCAATGGGTACTCAAAAAATGCATACCTATTACCCACCCAACTATGTAAGATCATATGTATACAGTCTTGGAAAAAGTTCGATACGATCAAgattttattatgaaataacTTAAACAATGGGTTACATTCATAAATTCCATAAATGTTTGGAGCGTAAATCAACTTTCATATGATTATTTtatgcataaacataaaacatttttgatatttGTGTTATTCATGTATGTACTCGCATAATAAAAACAGCTTTCATTACATTTCATCATTACCACACAAAACACTCACTCACCCCGCATTGTTCAAACTATGTATTCCTTGTGTAATGATTTCCAAGCAACTAATCCTTTTTATGAACCATTTTAATGACCCTCGATCTCCTCCAGGTGAATGGCGATGATAGCTGGTTATACGAGGACATTCAGCTGGAGCGCGGCAACTCCGGATTGGGCTTCTCCATTGCCGGCGGTACGGATAATCCGCACATCGGCACCGACACCTCCATCTACATCACCAAGCTCATTTCCGGcggagcagctgccgccgaTGGACGGCTGAGCATCAACGACATCATCGTATCGGTGAACGATGTGTCCGTGGTGGATGTGCCACATGCCTCCGCCGTGGATGCCCTCAAGAAGGCGGGCAATGTCGTTAAGCTGCATGTGAAGCGAAAACGTGGAACGGCCACCACCCCGGCAGCGGGATCGGCGGCAGGAGATGCCCGGGATAGTGCGGCCAGCGGACCGAAGGTCATCGAAATCGATCTGGTCAAGGGCGGCAAGGGTCTGGGCTTCTCCATTGCCGGCGGCATTGGTAACCAGCACATCCCCGGCGACAATGGCATCTATGTGACCAAGTTGATGGACGGCGGAGCAGCGCAGGTGGACGGACGTCTGTCCATCGGAGATAAGCTGATTGCAGTGCGCACCAACGGGGTAGGTTCATTCCCTTTTGCTTGCTAGCAACCAATTTGATAACTGTATATCCTTCCGACAGAGCGAGAAGAACCTGGAGAACGTAACGCACGAACTGGCGGTGGCCACGTTGAAGTCGATCACCGACAAGGTGACGCTGATCATTGGAAAGACACAGCACCTGACCACCAGTGCgtccggcggcggaggaggaggcctTTCATCCGGACAACAATTGTCGCAGTCCCAATCGCAGTTGGCCACCAGCCAGAGCCAGAGTCAggtgcatcagcagcagcatgcgACGCCGATGGTCAATTCGCAGTCGACAGGTGCGCTAAATAGTATGGGACAGACGGTTGTCGATTCACCAcaagcagccgcagcagcagcagcaaatgcatctgcatctgcatcagTCATTGCAAGCAACAACACAATCAGCAACACCACAGTCACCACAGTCACGGCCACGGCCACAGCCAGCAACAGTAGCAGCAAGTTGCCGCCGTCGCTTGGCGCTAACAGCAGCATTAGCattagcaatagcaatagcaatagcaacagcaataatatcaacaacattaatagcatcaacaacaacaacagtagcagcagcagcagcacgacGGCAactgttgcagcagcaacaccaacagcagcagcagcagcagcatcatctcCACCCGCCAACTCCTTCTATAACAATGCTTCCATGCCCGCCCTGCCTGTCGAATCCAATCAAACAAACAACCGATCCCAATCACCCCAGCCGCGCCGTAAGCgattcatttgtttattatttaaccgATATTCTGTTGTAACTAATTTATGCTCATCAATGTCCCGGTCGAGTGTGTTTATCGGAGGTCCTGCGATCTCCTTGCATAAATGCACTTGTGCTGGGCCCTCATCTCTGGTCTTTGTTTCCTTTCTTTTGCTtctataacattttatttgatatgatttatgatttatgattGCTATTGTTTGACTATCTAATTTGAACAGTTGCTCTCACTTTGCATTTGTGTATCTTTTCCTATTAATACTTTTTGAATTCATGCCCTGAGAAATTGTATCTTTATTTATCTGTGTTTAATTGCCAATTCGTTTTTGCATCTGAATTGTTAAACtattttgtgcatttgtttTGGAACCGCTCGAGTGCATTTATGGAATCTATGGTCTAATAAAGGCACTTGAAGCGAGTCCAATTCCTTACTCTCCAATCATCCCAATCCTTGCTCCTTCGTATATATGCTCCAATACCAATATTACCCTCCTCTTCCGGCCAAAAATATCTactgctattgctgctgtgCCACGTTGATTTGAGGCTCTAGAAAAGATGGCTTTCATTTTCACACGCTGGAAGCTGCTCTCCCGCCTTCCCCTGTAGTCTCCTCCACCGCCATGCTGTTGATTTGAACATCCCGCCCTCCAAAGTTGCGCCTAGTGTTCTAGAGTTGTGTTCTGGATCAGACCATTATAGTCTGATCAAGCGATCTTTGTGTTGATTTGTTGTGCTGTATATTAAGGTGATATTAAGCGGTATTGGTGTGCCTGGGATCTCGTGTATGCCTGTGTatagtgtgtgtttgtgttgtggCGGGGATAACAAGTGCAATCTTCAGTTTCCGTTCTGTTGTCTTCCGTTTCTGTTTCCGTTGGCCTCAGTTTTTGTCGCAGTCTTTTACTTTAAACAgtttctttctctttctcgTCGGTGCCAGCTGTCTCTGTCCCTTTTGCGTTTGTCTCTCTCTGTCTGGACAATTCTGGACGCGCTGAAACCGCAAGAAAGCATTCTATTTCTCAAGGCATTATTAACCGCTCTATATCtatctctctctatctctgtctctgtctcccTCTTTATCTATCTGTCTGTCTCTGTCAtttcttaataataataataataataacaataactcCCATTCAATGTGCAACAAAAACGACCGATAAACctaaaccaaaatcaaaaatttctGATAACAACCTAGAGCCCGGCTCGCGATACGCCTCTACAAATGTCCTAGCCGCCGTTCCACCAGGAACTCCACGCGCAGTCAGCACCGAGGATATAACCAGGTGAGTGGCTCGATCACTTTTCTGTACACACCGATATTTAATAACTCCATTTCACAGAGAACCGCGCACCATCACCATCCAGAAGGGACCGCAGGGCCTGGGCTTCAACATTGTTGGCGGCGAGGATGGCCAGGGTATCTATGTGTCCTTCATCCTGGCCGGCGGTCCAGCGGATCTCGGCTCGGAGCTGAAGCGTGGCGACCAGCTGCTCAGCGTGAACAATGTCAACCTAACGCACGCCACCCACGAAGAGGCAGCCCAGGCGCTCAAGGTGAGTCAAAGTGAAATTTCATCTGAATTCAATCGAAATCGAacaattaatgaaatattattattattatttcagaCTTCTGGCGGTGTGGTGACCCTGTTGGCGCAGTACCGCCCAGAGGAGTACAATCGCTTCGAGGCACGCATCCAAGAGTTGAAACAACAGGCTGCCCTCGGTGCCGGCGGATCGGGAACGCTGCTGCGCACCACGCAGAAGCGATCGCTATATGTGCGCGCCCTGTTCGACTACGATCCGAATCGGGATGATGGATTGCCCTCGCGAGGATTGCCCTTCAAGCACGGCGATATCCTGCACGTGACCAATGCCTCCGACGACGAATGGTGGCAGGCACGACGAGTTCTCGGCGACAACGAGGACGAACAAATCGGTATTGTACCATCGAAAAGGCGTTGGGAGCGCAAAATGCGAGCTAGGGACCGCAGCGTTAAGTTCCAGGGACATGCGGCAGCTAATAATAATCTGGATAAGGTGAGTGGTGTCATATTTACAATGTTATCTTATTAACCATTCGTATTTGCCATCTCACAGCAATCGACATTGGATCGAAAGAAAAAGAATTTCACATTCTCGCGCAAATTTCCGTTTATGAAGAGTCGCGATGAGAAGAATGAAGATGGCAGCGACCAAGAGCGTAAGTAGACCAAGTCAAGGGAAGCCAGCAGTCCGACTCTGTCTCACAGTCTCAATCGTTCGCTCTTCCTTCGGAGATGGCCAATAATGGGAGAACATCAAGCAACTCAAACTCAAGGCGTTTTTTGGTTTAGTCCTAGGCTTAAGGCTCAAAGACTTTCTCTACTGAATTTCTGTCTGAATGAGAGTGTGTGCTTTTGGGCGGGTGTTTGATTGacttgtgtttgtgtctgtTCTGCTTACGGAGATAAGGAGATATATAAATGTCGTTGAAACATCTATCGCGAGATCACCTAAAACTCACTGTCAAAGTCCTTCtcctgttcttttttttttctatccAATGGTGATTTCTCATAGTTAAGTCTTTCATGCcgtaatatacatatgtttttaAGTTAATCATCCTACGTGTACGTATCATAAGATTCAGAAAACTCGTTAGGT
This Drosophila simulans strain w501 chromosome X, Prin_Dsim_3.1, whole genome shotgun sequence DNA region includes the following protein-coding sequences:
- the LOC6725671 gene encoding disks large 1 tumor suppressor protein isoform X10, with protein sequence MPVKKQEAHRALELLEDYHARLSEPQDRALRIAIERVIRIFKSRLFQALLDIQEFYELTLLDDSKSIQQKTAETLQIATKWEKDGQAVKIADFIKSSNLNRNCAYEFNNDASSNQTNQSALNQNQIANNVSAQAQAEALSRTFKSELEEILNQRMRIESDTENAKEPIAEQQQKQQQAQQRSSRSPQQQNPQQQGSKSRSGSQTLHKASSTKVNGDDSWLYEDIQLERGNSGLGFSIAGGTDNPHIGTDTSIYITKLISGGAAAADGRLSINDIIVSVNDVSVVDVPHASAVDALKKAGNVVKLHVKRKRGTATTPAAGSAAGDARDSAASGPKVIEIDLVKGGKGLGFSIAGGIGNQHIPGDNGIYVTKLMDGGAAQVDGRLSIGDKLIAVRTNGSEKNLENVTHELAVATLKSITDKVTLIIGKTQHLTTSASGGGGGGLSSGQQLSQSQSQLATSQSQSQVHQQQHATPMVNSQSTGALNSMGQTVVDSPQAAAAAAANASASASVIASNNTISNTTVTTVTATATASNSSSKLPPSLGANSSISISNSNSNSNSNNINNINSINNNNSSSSSSTTATVAAATPTAAAAAASSPPANSFYNNASMPALPVESNQTNNRSQSPQPRQPGSRYASTNVLAAVPPGTPRAVSTEDITREPRTITIQKGPQGLGFNIVGGEDGQGIYVSFILAGGPADLGSELKRGDQLLSVNNVNLTHATHEEAAQALKTSGGVVTLLAQYRPEEYNRFEARIQELKQQAALGAGGSGTLLRTTQKRSLYVRALFDYDPNRDDGLPSRGLPFKHGDILHVTNASDDEWWQARRVLGDNEDEQIGIVPSKRRWERKMRARDRSVKFQGHAAANNNLDKQSTLDRKKKNFTFSRKFPFMKSRDEKNEDGSDQEPNGVVSSTSEIDINNVNNNQSNEPQPFMLCYTQDDANAEGGEIIYRVELPDMEQITLIYLENNDADYPSEENVLSYEAVQRLSINYTRPVIILGPLKDRINDDLISEYPDKFGSCVPHTTRPKREYEVDGRDYHFVSSREQMERDIQNHLFIEAGQYNDNLYGTSVASVREVAEKGKHCILDVSGNAIKRLQVAQLYPVAVFIKPKSVDSVMEMNRRMTEEQAKKTYERAIKMEQEFGEYFTGVVQGDTIEEIYSKVKSMIWSQSGPTIWVPSKESL
- the LOC6725671 gene encoding disks large 1 tumor suppressor protein isoform X19, with the protein product MTTRKKKRDGGGSGGGFIKKVSSLFNLDSLHKASSTKVNGDDSWLYEDIQLERGNSGLGFSIAGGTDNPHIGTDTSIYITKLISGGAAAADGRLSINDIIVSVNDVSVVDVPHASAVDALKKAGNVVKLHVKRKRGTATTPAAGSAAGDARDSAASGPKVIEIDLVKGGKGLGFSIAGGIGNQHIPGDNGIYVTKLMDGGAAQVDGRLSIGDKLIAVRTNGSEKNLENVTHELAVATLKSITDKVTLIIGKTQHLTTSASGGGGGGLSSGQQLSQSQSQLATSQSQSQVHQQQHATPMVNSQSTGALNSMGQTVVDSPQAAAAAAANASASASVIASNNTISNTTVTTVTATATASNSSSKLPPSLGANSSISISNSNSNSNSNNINNINSINNNNSSSSSSTTATVAAATPTAAAAAASSPPANSFYNNASMPALPVESNQTNNRSQSPQPRQPGSRYASTNVLAAVPPGTPRAVSTEDITREPRTITIQKGPQGLGFNIVGGEDGQGIYVSFILAGGPADLGSELKRGDQLLSVNNVNLTHATHEEAAQALKTSGGVVTLLAQYRPEEYNRFEARIQELKQQAALGAGGSGTLLRTTQKRSLYVRALFDYDPNRDDGLPSRGLPFKHGDILHVTNASDDEWWQARRVLGDNEDEQIGIVPSKRRWERKMRARDRSVKFQGHAAANNNLDKQSTLDRKKKNFTFSRKFPFMKSRDEKNEDGSDQEPNGVVSSTSEIDINNVNNNQSNEPQPFMLCYTQDDANAEGASEENVLSYEAVQRLSINYTRPVIILGPLKDRINDDLISEYPDKFGSCVPHTTRPKREYEVDGRDYHFVSSREQMERDIQNHLFIEAGQYNDNLYGTSVASVREVAEKGKHCILDVSGNAIKRLQVAQLYPVAVFIKPKSVDSVMEMNRRMTEEQAKKTYERAIKMEQEFGEYFTGVVQGDTIEEIYSKVKSMIWSQSGPTIWVPSKESL
- the LOC6725671 gene encoding disks large 1 tumor suppressor protein isoform X24 gives rise to the protein MPVKKQEAHRALELLEDYHARLSEPQDRALRIAIERVIRIFKSRLFQALLDIQEFYELTLLDDSKSIQQKTAETLQIATKWEKDGQAVKIADNQRMRIESDTENAKEPIAEQQQKQQQAQQRSSRSPQQQNPQQQGSKSRSGSQTLHKASSTKVNGDDSWLYEDIQLERGNSGLGFSIAGGTDNPHIGTDTSIYITKLISGGAAAADGRLSINDIIVSVNDVSVVDVPHASAVDALKKAGNVVKLHVKRKRGTATTPAAGSAAGDARDSAASGPKVIEIDLVKGGKGLGFSIAGGIGNQHIPGDNGIYVTKLMDGGAAQVDGRLSIGDKLIAVRTNGSEKNLENVTHELAVATLKSITDKVTLIIGKTQHLTTSASGGGGGGLSSGQQLSQSQSQLATSQSQSQVHQQQHATPMVNSQSTEPGSRYASTNVLAAVPPGTPRAVSTEDITREPRTITIQKGPQGLGFNIVGGEDGQGIYVSFILAGGPADLGSELKRGDQLLSVNNVNLTHATHEEAAQALKTSGGVVTLLAQYRPEEYNRFEARIQELKQQAALGAGGSGTLLRTTQKRSLYVRALFDYDPNRDDGLPSRGLPFKHGDILHVTNASDDEWWQARRVLGDNEDEQIGIVPSKRRWERKMRARDRSVKFQGHAAANNNLDKQSTLDRKKKNFTFSRKFPFMKSRDEKNEDGSDQEPFMLCYTQDDANAEGGEIIYRVELPDMEQITLIYLENNDADYPSEENVLSYEAVQRLSINYTRPVIILGPLKDRINDDLISEYPDKFGSCVPHTTRPKREYEVDGRDYHFVSSREQMERDIQNHLFIEAGQYNDNLYGTSVASVREVAEKGKHCILDVSGNAIKRLQVAQLYPVAVFIKPKSVDSVMEMNRRMTEEQAKKTYERAIKMEQEFGEYFTGVVQGDTIEEIYSKVKSMIWSQSGPTIWVPSKESL
- the LOC6725671 gene encoding disks large 1 tumor suppressor protein isoform X12, yielding MDSDTDSEREKSSDPNEGLLSSDDKTFHDDDEPAEDSSPADDEEEPEEEECLLPQKKAQIRCDQDQPPLVVLVQPSAEAIEVPEEIDDTNPVAVATKASDMDGDSQLEVEHQMETVTEPDPEPPKCPTSLRDSVRESVECFYSAQDLLEYGHMLSSTSMVRTPDVESGYFEKSESDASRDEWEGPSSSSSGAARCRLLSGISGLSVSSSSRHSAEGLRMELSRFRTMIETLERESLEKSQSELQLKAKSKPKPKPKQRSHVQDAAGESGSEQGSERGFWSTIFGQAGLGISQDEEERIADIQKAHRALELLEDYHARLSEPQDRALRIAIERVIRIFKSRLFQALLDIQEFYELTLLDDSKSIQQKTAETLQIATKWEKDGQAVKIADFIKSSNLNRNCAYEFNNDASSNQTNQSALNQNQIANNVSAQAQAEALSRTFKSELEEILNQRMRIESDTENAKEPIAEQQQKQQQAQQRSSRSPQQQNPQQQGSKSRSGSQTLHKASSTKVNGDDSWLYEDIQLERGNSGLGFSIAGGTDNPHIGTDTSIYITKLISGGAAAADGRLSINDIIVSVNDVSVVDVPHASAVDALKKAGNVVKLHVKRKRGTATTPAAGSAAGDARDSAASGPKVIEIDLVKGGKGLGFSIAGGIGNQHIPGDNGIYVTKLMDGGAAQVDGRLSIGDKLIAVRTNGSEKNLENVTHELAVATLKSITDKVTLIIGKTQHLTTSASGGGGGGLSSGQQLSQSQSQLATSQSQSQVHQQQHATPMVNSQSTEPGSRYASTNVLAAVPPGTPRAVSTEDITREPRTITIQKGPQGLGFNIVGGEDGQGIYVSFILAGGPADLGSELKRGDQLLSVNNVNLTHATHEEAAQALKTSGGVVTLLAQYRPEEYNRFEARIQELKQQAALGAGGSGTLLRTTQKRSLYVRALFDYDPNRDDGLPSRGLPFKHGDILHVTNASDDEWWQARRVLGDNEDEQIGIVPSKRRWERKMRARDRSVKFQGHAAANNNLDKQSTLDRKKKNFTFSRKFPFMKSRDEKNEDGSDQEPFMLCYTQDDANAEGGEIIYRVELPDMEQITLIYLENNDADYRKSSI
- the LOC6725671 gene encoding disks large 1 tumor suppressor protein isoform X25 — protein: MTTRKKKRDGGGSGGGFIKKVSSLFNLDSLHKASSTKVNGDDSWLYEDIQLERGNSGLGFSIAGGTDNPHIGTDTSIYITKLISGGAAAADGRLSINDIIVSVNDVSVVDVPHASAVDALKKAGNVVKLHVKRKRGTATTPAAGSAAGDARDSAASGPKVIEIDLVKGGKGLGFSIAGGIGNQHIPGDNGIYVTKLMDGGAAQVDGRLSIGDKLIAVRTNGSEKNLENVTHELAVATLKSITDKVTLIIGKTQHLTTSASGGGGGGLSSGQQLSQSQSQLATSQSQSQVHQQQHATPMVNSQSTGALNSMGQTVVDSPQAAAAAAANASASASVIASNNTISNTTVTTVTATATASNSSSKLPPSLGANSSISISNSNSNSNSNNINNINSINNNNSSSSSSTTATVAAATPTAAAAAASSPPANSFYNNASMPALPVESNQTNNRSQSPQPRQPGSRYASTNVLAAVPPGTPRAVSTEDITREPRTITIQKGPQGLGFNIVGGEDGQGIYVSFILAGGPADLGSELKRGDQLLSVNNVNLTHATHEEAAQALKTSGGVVTLLAQYRPEEYNRFEARIQELKQQAALGAGGSGTLLRTTQKRSLYVRALFDYDPNRDDGLPSRGLPFKHGDILHVTNASDDEWWQARRVLGDNEDEQIGIVPSKRRWERKMRARDRSVKFQGHAAANNNLDKQSTLDRKKKNFTFSRKFPFMKSRDEKNEDGSDQEPSEENVLSYEAVQRLSINYTRPVIILGPLKDRINDDLISEYPDKFGSCVPHTTRPKREYEVDGRDYHFVSSREQMERDIQNHLFIEAGQYNDNLYGTSVASVREVAEKGKHCILDVSGNAIKRLQVAQLYPVAVFIKPKSVDSVMEMNRRMTEEQAKKTYERAIKMEQEFGEYFTGVVQGDTIEEIYSKVKSMIWSQSGPTIWVPSKESL
- the LOC6725671 gene encoding disks large 1 tumor suppressor protein isoform X11, with the translated sequence MIDWVSIVRHSRRRFSNYVGSRSPVRMRRRRRQLTAPPPQQQQQQQYHQQQDQHQSRERQKKDKEREKEKESEKDNESGGGIGSRYACCCANNQRMRIESDTENAKEPIAEQQQKQQQAQQRSSRSPQQQNPQQQGSKSRSGSQTLHKASSTKVNGDDSWLYEDIQLERGNSGLGFSIAGGTDNPHIGTDTSIYITKLISGGAAAADGRLSINDIIVSVNDVSVVDVPHASAVDALKKAGNVVKLHVKRKRGTATTPAAGSAAGDARDSAASGPKVIEIDLVKGGKGLGFSIAGGIGNQHIPGDNGIYVTKLMDGGAAQVDGRLSIGDKLIAVRTNGSEKNLENVTHELAVATLKSITDKVTLIIGKTQHLTTSASGGGGGGLSSGQQLSQSQSQLATSQSQSQVHQQQHATPMVNSQSTGALNSMGQTVVDSPQAAAAAAANASASASVIASNNTISNTTVTTVTATATASNSSSKLPPSLGANSSISISNSNSNSNSNNINNINSINNNNSSSSSSTTATVAAATPTAAAAAASSPPANSFYNNASMPALPVESNQTNNRSQSPQPRQPGSRYASTNVLAAVPPGTPRAVSTEDITREPRTITIQKGPQGLGFNIVGGEDGQGIYVSFILAGGPADLGSELKRGDQLLSVNNVNLTHATHEEAAQALKTSGGVVTLLAQYRPEEYNRFEARIQELKQQAALGAGGSGTLLRTTQKRSLYVRALFDYDPNRDDGLPSRGLPFKHGDILHVTNASDDEWWQARRVLGDNEDEQIGIVPSKRRWERKMRARDRSVKFQGHAAANNNLDKQSTLDRKKKNFTFSRKFPFMKSRDEKNEDGSDQEPNGVVSSTSEIDINNVNNNQSNEPQPFMLCYTQDDANAEGGEIIYRVELPDMEQITLIYLENNDADYPSEENVLSYEAVQRLSINYTRPVIILGPLKDRINDDLISEYPDKFGSCVPHTTRPKREYEVDGRDYHFVSSREQMERDIQNHLFIEAGQYNDNLYGTSVASVREVAEKGKHCILDVSGNAIKRLQVAQLYPVAVFIKPKSVDSVMEMNRRMTEEQAKKTYERAIKMEQEFGEYFTGVVQGDTIEEIYSKVKSMIWSQSGPTIWVPSKESL
- the LOC6725671 gene encoding disks large 1 tumor suppressor protein isoform X15; the encoded protein is MTTRKKKRDGGGSGGGFIKKVSSLFNLDSLHKASSTKVNGDDSWLYEDIQLERGNSGLGFSIAGGTDNPHIGTDTSIYITKLISGGAAAADGRLSINDIIVSVNDVSVVDVPHASAVDALKKAGNVVKLHVKRKRGTATTPAAGSAAGDARDSAASGPKVIEIDLVKGGKGLGFSIAGGIGNQHIPGDNGIYVTKLMDGGAAQVDGRLSIGDKLIAVRTNGSEKNLENVTHELAVATLKSITDKVTLIIGKTQHLTTSASGGGGGGLSSGQQLSQSQSQLATSQSQSQVHQQQHATPMVNSQSTGALNSMGQTVVDSPQAAAAAAANASASASVIASNNTISNTTVTTVTATATASNSSSKLPPSLGANSSISISNSNSNSNSNNINNINSINNNNSSSSSSTTATVAAATPTAAAAAASSPPANSFYNNASMPALPVESNQTNNRSQSPQPRQPGSRYASTNVLAAVPPGTPRAVSTEDITREPRTITIQKGPQGLGFNIVGGEDGQGIYVSFILAGGPADLGSELKRGDQLLSVNNVNLTHATHEEAAQALKTSGGVVTLLAQYRPEEYNRFEARIQELKQQAALGAGGSGTLLRTTQKRSLYVRALFDYDPNRDDGLPSRGLPFKHGDILHVTNASDDEWWQARRVLGDNEDEQIGIVPSKRRWERKMRARDRSVKFQGHAAANNNLDKQSTLDRKKKNFTFSRKFPFMKSRDEKNEDGSDQEPNGVVSSTSEIDINNVNNNQSNEPQPFMLCYTQDDANAEGGEIIYRVELPDMEQITLIYLENNDADYPSEENVLSYEAVQRLSINYTRPVIILGPLKDRINDDLISEYPDKFGSCVPHTTRPKREYEVDGRDYHFVSSREQMERDIQNHLFIEAGQYNDNLYGTSVASVREVAEKGKHCILDVSGNAIKRLQVAQLYPVAVFIKPKSVDSVMEMNRRMTEEQAKKTYERAIKMEQEFGEYFTGVVQGDTIEEIYSKVKSMIWSQSGPTIWVPSKESL